A genomic region of Colletes latitarsis isolate SP2378_abdomen chromosome 7, iyColLati1, whole genome shotgun sequence contains the following coding sequences:
- the Ctbp gene encoding C-terminal binding protein isoform X4, whose product MDKRKMMPKRPRMENLRGPIANGPIQTRPLVALLDGRDCSIEMPILKDVATVAFCDAQSTSEIHEKVLNEAVGALMWHTIILTKEDLEKFKTLRIIVRIGSGVDNIDVKAAGELGIAVCNVPGYGVEEVADTTLCLILNLYRRTYWLANMVREGKKFTGPEQVREAATGCARIRGDTLGIVGLGRIGSAVALRAKAFGFTVIFYDPYLPDGIEKSLGLNRVYTLQDLLFQSDCVSLHCTLNEHNHHLINEFTIKQMRPGAFLVNTARGGLVDDDALAAALKQGRIRAAALDVHENEPYNVFQGQSSQCPLKDAPNLLCTPHAAFYSDASCTELREMAASEIRRAIVGRIPDCLRNCVNKEYFLSSTGNRFSSRC is encoded by the exons ATGGACAAACGGAAGATGATGCCCAAACGCCCTCGAATGGAGAACCTGAGGGGTCCTATTGCAAATGGACCCATTCAGACACGACCGTTAGTGGCTTTGTTAGATGGCCGAGACTGTTCTATCGAAATGCCTATCCTTAAAGATGTTGCAACTGTGGCCTTCTGTGATGCACAGTCTACATCTGAAATTCATGAAAAG GTACTAAACGAAGCAGTAGGTGCGTTAATGTGGCACACCATAATTTTGACAAAAGAAGATCTTGAAAAATTCAAAACTTTACGAATCATTGTAAGAATTGGATCTGGGGTAGATAACATAGATGTCAAGGCAGCAGGAGAACTTGGCATCGCTGTGTGCAATGTGCCTGGTTATGGCGTCGAAGAAGTAGCTGACACCACCCTTTGCCtcattttaaatttatatcgGCGTACATATTGGTTGGCAAATATGGTACGCGAAGGAAAAAAATTCACAGGCCCGGAACAG GTCAGGGAAGCAGCAACAGGGTGTGCAAGGATACGGGGTGACACACTTGGAATAGTTGGGTTGGGTAGGATTGGTTCCGCGGTTGCACTGCGTGCCAAAGCGTTCGGCTTCACTGTCATCTTTTATGATCCCTATCTACCAGATGGAATTGAAAAATCTCTTGGTCTTAACAGGGTCTACACGTTACAG GATCTACTATTCCAGTCAGATTGTGTATCCCTGCATTGTACCTTGAACGAGCACAACCATCATCTAATTAACGAATTCACTATCAAACAG ATGAGACCTGGCGCCTTTTTAGTCAATACAGCAAGAGGTGGTCTGGTAGACGATGACGCATTAGCCGCAGCGCTGAAACAAGGCAGAATTCGTGCAGCAGCACTTGATGTACACGAAAATGAGCCATACAACGTCTTTCAGGGTCAGTCCTCGCAGT GTCCTTTGAAAGATGCACCCAATCTGTTGTGTACGCCACACGCAGCATTCTACAGCGATGCAAGTTGCACCGAGCTTCGTGAGATGGCAGCCAGTGAGATACGAAGAGCCATTGTCGGTCGCATACCTGATTGCTTGCGAAACTGTGTGAACAAGGAATACTTCCTTTCCTCGACCGG AAACAGATTTTCAAGCAGATGTTAA
- the Ctbp gene encoding C-terminal binding protein isoform X2 has product MDKRKMMPKRPRMENLRGPIANGPIQTRPLVALLDGRDCSIEMPILKDVATVAFCDAQSTSEIHEKVLNEAVGALMWHTIILTKEDLEKFKTLRIIVRIGSGVDNIDVKAAGELGIAVCNVPGYGVEEVADTTLCLILNLYRRTYWLANMVREGKKFTGPEQVREAATGCARIRGDTLGIVGLGRIGSAVALRAKAFGFTVIFYDPYLPDGIEKSLGLNRVYTLQDLLFQSDCVSLHCTLNEHNHHLINEFTIKQMRPGAFLVNTARGGLVDDDALAAALKQGRIRAAALDVHENEPYNVFQGQSSQCPLKDAPNLLCTPHAAFYSDASCTELREMAASEIRRAIVGRIPDCLRNCVNKEYFLSSTGYPEGINGGYYSGGLPVQQAHSTTPHDSAPPPPGGHSVVGGGGGGGGGGPNSSAGGAGAGGPTGPTGPTVGGGGAGGPASAPPTAGLTGIPHSIVSEPDPRPSPPAPSPR; this is encoded by the exons ATGGACAAACGGAAGATGATGCCCAAACGCCCTCGAATGGAGAACCTGAGGGGTCCTATTGCAAATGGACCCATTCAGACACGACCGTTAGTGGCTTTGTTAGATGGCCGAGACTGTTCTATCGAAATGCCTATCCTTAAAGATGTTGCAACTGTGGCCTTCTGTGATGCACAGTCTACATCTGAAATTCATGAAAAG GTACTAAACGAAGCAGTAGGTGCGTTAATGTGGCACACCATAATTTTGACAAAAGAAGATCTTGAAAAATTCAAAACTTTACGAATCATTGTAAGAATTGGATCTGGGGTAGATAACATAGATGTCAAGGCAGCAGGAGAACTTGGCATCGCTGTGTGCAATGTGCCTGGTTATGGCGTCGAAGAAGTAGCTGACACCACCCTTTGCCtcattttaaatttatatcgGCGTACATATTGGTTGGCAAATATGGTACGCGAAGGAAAAAAATTCACAGGCCCGGAACAG GTCAGGGAAGCAGCAACAGGGTGTGCAAGGATACGGGGTGACACACTTGGAATAGTTGGGTTGGGTAGGATTGGTTCCGCGGTTGCACTGCGTGCCAAAGCGTTCGGCTTCACTGTCATCTTTTATGATCCCTATCTACCAGATGGAATTGAAAAATCTCTTGGTCTTAACAGGGTCTACACGTTACAG GATCTACTATTCCAGTCAGATTGTGTATCCCTGCATTGTACCTTGAACGAGCACAACCATCATCTAATTAACGAATTCACTATCAAACAG ATGAGACCTGGCGCCTTTTTAGTCAATACAGCAAGAGGTGGTCTGGTAGACGATGACGCATTAGCCGCAGCGCTGAAACAAGGCAGAATTCGTGCAGCAGCACTTGATGTACACGAAAATGAGCCATACAACGTCTTTCAGGGTCAGTCCTCGCAGT GTCCTTTGAAAGATGCACCCAATCTGTTGTGTACGCCACACGCAGCATTCTACAGCGATGCAAGTTGCACCGAGCTTCGTGAGATGGCAGCCAGTGAGATACGAAGAGCCATTGTCGGTCGCATACCTGATTGCTTGCGAAACTGTGTGAACAAGGAATACTTCCTTTCCTCGACCGG CTACCCTGAGGGGATCAACGGCGGATACTATTCCGGGGGGCTGCCCGTTCAACAGGCGCATTCAACGACTCCTCACGATTCTGCACCCCCACCTCCTGGTGGGCATTCCGTCGTCGGCGGCGGTGGTGGTGGGGGTGGTGGCGGACCGAACTCCTCTGCAGGCGGTGCAGGCGCCGGGGGTCCGACAGGCCCTACGGGTCCAACGGTAGGCGGCGGTGGGGCTGGAGGCCCCGCTTCAGCTCCTCCTACTGCTGGATTAACCGGTATACCACACAGCATAGTGAGCGAGCCTGACCCCCGGCCAAGCCCACCTGCACCGAGCCCTCGTTGA
- the Ctbp gene encoding C-terminal binding protein isoform X1: MDKRKMMPKRPRMENLRGPIANGPIQTRPLVALLDGRDCSIEMPILKDVATVAFCDAQSTSEIHEKVLNEAVGALMWHTIILTKEDLEKFKTLRIIVRIGSGVDNIDVKAAGELGIAVCNVPGYGVEEVADTTLCLILNLYRRTYWLANMVREGKKFTGPEQVREAATGCARIRGDTLGIVGLGRIGSAVALRAKAFGFTVIFYDPYLPDGIEKSLGLNRVYTLQDLLFQSDCVSLHCTLNEHNHHLINEFTIKQMRPGAFLVNTARGGLVDDDALAAALKQGRIRAAALDVHENEPYNVFQGQSSQCPLKDAPNLLCTPHAAFYSDASCTELREMAASEIRRAIVGRIPDCLRNCVNKEYFLSSTGSYPEGINGGYYSGGLPVQQAHSTTPHDSAPPPPGGHSVVGGGGGGGGGGPNSSAGGAGAGGPTGPTGPTVGGGGAGGPASAPPTAGLTGIPHSIVSEPDPRPSPPAPSPR, from the exons ATGGACAAACGGAAGATGATGCCCAAACGCCCTCGAATGGAGAACCTGAGGGGTCCTATTGCAAATGGACCCATTCAGACACGACCGTTAGTGGCTTTGTTAGATGGCCGAGACTGTTCTATCGAAATGCCTATCCTTAAAGATGTTGCAACTGTGGCCTTCTGTGATGCACAGTCTACATCTGAAATTCATGAAAAG GTACTAAACGAAGCAGTAGGTGCGTTAATGTGGCACACCATAATTTTGACAAAAGAAGATCTTGAAAAATTCAAAACTTTACGAATCATTGTAAGAATTGGATCTGGGGTAGATAACATAGATGTCAAGGCAGCAGGAGAACTTGGCATCGCTGTGTGCAATGTGCCTGGTTATGGCGTCGAAGAAGTAGCTGACACCACCCTTTGCCtcattttaaatttatatcgGCGTACATATTGGTTGGCAAATATGGTACGCGAAGGAAAAAAATTCACAGGCCCGGAACAG GTCAGGGAAGCAGCAACAGGGTGTGCAAGGATACGGGGTGACACACTTGGAATAGTTGGGTTGGGTAGGATTGGTTCCGCGGTTGCACTGCGTGCCAAAGCGTTCGGCTTCACTGTCATCTTTTATGATCCCTATCTACCAGATGGAATTGAAAAATCTCTTGGTCTTAACAGGGTCTACACGTTACAG GATCTACTATTCCAGTCAGATTGTGTATCCCTGCATTGTACCTTGAACGAGCACAACCATCATCTAATTAACGAATTCACTATCAAACAG ATGAGACCTGGCGCCTTTTTAGTCAATACAGCAAGAGGTGGTCTGGTAGACGATGACGCATTAGCCGCAGCGCTGAAACAAGGCAGAATTCGTGCAGCAGCACTTGATGTACACGAAAATGAGCCATACAACGTCTTTCAGGGTCAGTCCTCGCAGT GTCCTTTGAAAGATGCACCCAATCTGTTGTGTACGCCACACGCAGCATTCTACAGCGATGCAAGTTGCACCGAGCTTCGTGAGATGGCAGCCAGTGAGATACGAAGAGCCATTGTCGGTCGCATACCTGATTGCTTGCGAAACTGTGTGAACAAGGAATACTTCCTTTCCTCGACCGG CAGCTACCCTGAGGGGATCAACGGCGGATACTATTCCGGGGGGCTGCCCGTTCAACAGGCGCATTCAACGACTCCTCACGATTCTGCACCCCCACCTCCTGGTGGGCATTCCGTCGTCGGCGGCGGTGGTGGTGGGGGTGGTGGCGGACCGAACTCCTCTGCAGGCGGTGCAGGCGCCGGGGGTCCGACAGGCCCTACGGGTCCAACGGTAGGCGGCGGTGGGGCTGGAGGCCCCGCTTCAGCTCCTCCTACTGCTGGATTAACCGGTATACCACACAGCATAGTGAGCGAGCCTGACCCCCGGCCAAGCCCACCTGCACCGAGCCCTCGTTGA
- the Ctbp gene encoding C-terminal binding protein isoform X3, with product MDKRKMMPKRPRMENLRGPIANGPIQTRPLVALLDGRDCSIEMPILKDVATVAFCDAQSTSEIHEKVLNEAVGALMWHTIILTKEDLEKFKTLRIIVRIGSGVDNIDVKAAGELGIAVCNVPGYGVEEVADTTLCLILNLYRRTYWLANMVREGKKFTGPEQVREAATGCARIRGDTLGIVGLGRIGSAVALRAKAFGFTVIFYDPYLPDGIEKSLGLNRVYTLQDLLFQSDCVSLHCTLNEHNHHLINEFTIKQMRPGAFLVNTARGGLVDDDALAAALKQGRIRAAALDVHENEPYNVFQGPLKDAPNLLCTPHAAFYSDASCTELREMAASEIRRAIVGRIPDCLRNCVNKEYFLSSTGSYPEGINGGYYSGGLPVQQAHSTTPHDSAPPPPGGHSVVGGGGGGGGGGPNSSAGGAGAGGPTGPTGPTVGGGGAGGPASAPPTAGLTGIPHSIVSEPDPRPSPPAPSPR from the exons ATGGACAAACGGAAGATGATGCCCAAACGCCCTCGAATGGAGAACCTGAGGGGTCCTATTGCAAATGGACCCATTCAGACACGACCGTTAGTGGCTTTGTTAGATGGCCGAGACTGTTCTATCGAAATGCCTATCCTTAAAGATGTTGCAACTGTGGCCTTCTGTGATGCACAGTCTACATCTGAAATTCATGAAAAG GTACTAAACGAAGCAGTAGGTGCGTTAATGTGGCACACCATAATTTTGACAAAAGAAGATCTTGAAAAATTCAAAACTTTACGAATCATTGTAAGAATTGGATCTGGGGTAGATAACATAGATGTCAAGGCAGCAGGAGAACTTGGCATCGCTGTGTGCAATGTGCCTGGTTATGGCGTCGAAGAAGTAGCTGACACCACCCTTTGCCtcattttaaatttatatcgGCGTACATATTGGTTGGCAAATATGGTACGCGAAGGAAAAAAATTCACAGGCCCGGAACAG GTCAGGGAAGCAGCAACAGGGTGTGCAAGGATACGGGGTGACACACTTGGAATAGTTGGGTTGGGTAGGATTGGTTCCGCGGTTGCACTGCGTGCCAAAGCGTTCGGCTTCACTGTCATCTTTTATGATCCCTATCTACCAGATGGAATTGAAAAATCTCTTGGTCTTAACAGGGTCTACACGTTACAG GATCTACTATTCCAGTCAGATTGTGTATCCCTGCATTGTACCTTGAACGAGCACAACCATCATCTAATTAACGAATTCACTATCAAACAG ATGAGACCTGGCGCCTTTTTAGTCAATACAGCAAGAGGTGGTCTGGTAGACGATGACGCATTAGCCGCAGCGCTGAAACAAGGCAGAATTCGTGCAGCAGCACTTGATGTACACGAAAATGAGCCATACAACGTCTTTCAGG GTCCTTTGAAAGATGCACCCAATCTGTTGTGTACGCCACACGCAGCATTCTACAGCGATGCAAGTTGCACCGAGCTTCGTGAGATGGCAGCCAGTGAGATACGAAGAGCCATTGTCGGTCGCATACCTGATTGCTTGCGAAACTGTGTGAACAAGGAATACTTCCTTTCCTCGACCGG CAGCTACCCTGAGGGGATCAACGGCGGATACTATTCCGGGGGGCTGCCCGTTCAACAGGCGCATTCAACGACTCCTCACGATTCTGCACCCCCACCTCCTGGTGGGCATTCCGTCGTCGGCGGCGGTGGTGGTGGGGGTGGTGGCGGACCGAACTCCTCTGCAGGCGGTGCAGGCGCCGGGGGTCCGACAGGCCCTACGGGTCCAACGGTAGGCGGCGGTGGGGCTGGAGGCCCCGCTTCAGCTCCTCCTACTGCTGGATTAACCGGTATACCACACAGCATAGTGAGCGAGCCTGACCCCCGGCCAAGCCCACCTGCACCGAGCCCTCGTTGA